CCGCAACGTCGCTGGAGCACTCAAGAAAGGAGGACGTTTCATCGGCTGCATCCCTAATTCTGATGTTCTGGGCGAGCGAGTCCGCAAATTCAACGAGGAGGCTGCTGTCAAGCGTGCAGCAAAGCAAAGCGAAGAAAAGAACGGCGATGGCTCGACAACACCGCAACAAACAGAGCCAGAGGATGGCGAGCTGGAAGAGGGCGAGGAGGAACCGACTGCTGAATGGGGTAACTCGATTTACCGTGTGCGCTTCCCGGGAAAAACACCTGACGATGGCGTCTTTCGACCTGCCTTCGGCTGGAAATATAACTTCTTTCTAGACGAAGCCGTAGAGGAGGTACCTGAGTATGTGGTACCTTGGGAGGCCTTCCGTGCTCTTGCTGAGGACTACAACCTTGAGTTGCAGTTTCACCGCACCTTTCCTGAAATCTGGGAGGCAGAGAAGGATGACCGCGAGCTTGGTCCCCTGAGCGAGCGCATGGGCGTACGGGAGCGTGGTGGAGGCCCTCTTCTGGTatctgatgaggagatggaagCTGCTAGTTTCTACGTCGGTTTCTGCTTCTACAAGGTCTAATAATTTCTGTACCGGTATAACACATTGAGGGTGGTATCAtgggcttggtgttgaggagtTTGGCTCATATATAAGAGAAACGACGCCACTATCCCTAGGGCAAGTCGATCAAAATAAGGAAAGACGATGTTTGTTGATTATATATCTATGTGATAAATGTGTTTTCGATGGAGCTGGGTATCATGTTTCTTTCTGAATGGTGAGTTTCAACTCCTTCCTATGCAATGCCTGTCCTCTTCCCAAGTAACGAACTCCTCTTTCAAACTTGCCAAGGCCCGGTGAACATCTACTCAACTGTGACACTCATTAAAGAGCATTCGTTGCCCGCCGCCATATCGTCAGAGCAGCAACGCCTGCGCAGGCCGTGGCGCCCAACGCAATGTACAAACTGGTCCGATCAGGCCCCTCCTCATTGCTCCTGGGGAAAGCCGTACTAGGATTTGTAGCGGCATCTGCAAAAGCTACAAAAAGCTCACTGATGCTACCCCAGGTGACACTCACATGTAACGGCAGGCTCATGTTGAGTGAGGCAGTATATTGATCTGGCTGAAGCTCGCAGCGTTGGTTGGTCTTGTCTTTATCGGCCTTGAGAGCGGTATAAATTGAGGGGAGCTCATCAAGGTGCGTGTATTTGTTCCGCAGATCAACGATATGCGAGAACGAGTTGGGGTCAGACGAGTCATAGGCGTAGCAAATAAGATCGCAAGCATCTAATTTGGCCGGGTTGTCAAGGATTGCAGGCTCCAgctctccaagctcttccagAATGAGATACACTTGCTTTCCGCCAGGCAGCTCGACACTGTTGACAGCGCGGCGTGGCTTGATGGTCGGATGGTAAAGACCATCAAACGGGCGGTTGAGGAATGAGTCGAGGAGAGCGGATTTGCCTGCTCCTGATGCACCAAGAACGTAGCAGAGGACCACGTTACGCTCAACCCGACCAGgacgtcttcttctcttACGAGGCTTGGTTATCTTGAGTGCCGCGGTGATGGGTTCCTTGGGATTCGGAGGCTCAAACCCAAGATATGCAAGATATTCAATAGTTGTCTTGGGTTCGATAAATGTTGTCATACTCCATTGAGCCAGCCAGCCCTGTAAAGTGACATGCCCAGCTTCATTCCTTACAGTCGAGGAGGGGAACGACGAGTCGGTCCAGGAACTGGGAAGCCCTGGAGCTGGGGCAAACAGAGCCTCGAGCTCTTGATCATTGAGACCACCATCATTGTCCTTGTCAAATAGCAAGAACAAATCCACAAAGAATCTATAACCAGCAGGACTCAACTCGGCCGACGAGTACTCTGGAACATCGAACTTGGGTCGAATAAACTTGTCCTCGAGACTGAGACTATCAGTGTAGTGATATTTTCGAAGGATAATCCAGATAGTCTCATGGCGACCCTTCTCAGcataaagcttatttaatTGCAGGAATCCTGGCAGGTCAATGCCTTTTTCTAGATCGGACGTGGGCAACGATTTCGAGATACTGAGTTTGATATTGTCTAGATCGTCCGCTGTTAGAGGTTTATCGAAGCAGCGTGCTTGGAAGTCTCTCATTTCTTGTTCATTGAGATATCCGTCCTGATCTTTGTCGCAAAGATAGAATATGCGCCTCAGCGCATCAACGCACAGAGGCTTGAGATGCCCCTCCTTGTAGTCAAATAGAGGGGCAATCGGATGAGTTACAGCCTTTTGACAAAGGAAAAAGACTTCGTTTACGTTTCGATGGTCTCGGGCGCTGGTGCGGATGCAAGAATCGATTTCGCGGAATTCGGCCATCACAGGTAACAATTCCTCCTCGACTACCTGAGGTGTGGTACCCTGACCAGCCAGATCGGATTTGTTGGCACATAATACGACGGGGACGTTGACACCGAGGGATCGGAAATATGGCATCCAGAACAGTGCTACTCTTTCGTAGCTGTAATGATCGGCAtagacgaggaggatgacaTTGCACTTTCGGATCTCTTTGCGCAATGTAGTTCGGTCTTGCGGGCGAGCTGAGGTATCGACGATCGTTGTTGAGACATTCTCGGGAGTACCAATACTAGGAGGAATAGTGATTTGAGGAAGGACGGGCTGGATTTTGTTGTTGACAAATTGATCTTTGACGAGAGAAGCGATGAGGCTCGATTTGCCGGTGCTTTCATCACCGCAGACGCAGAT
The window above is part of the Fusarium oxysporum f. sp. lycopersici 4287 chromosome 8, whole genome shotgun sequence genome. Proteins encoded here:
- a CDS encoding mitochondrial Rho GTPase 1 translates to MAAVRICVCGDESTGKSSLIASLVKDQFVNNKIQPVLPQITIPPSIGTPENVSTTIVDTSARPQDRTTLRKEIRKCNVILLVYADHYSYERVALFWMPYFRSLGVNVPVVLCANKSDLAGQGTTPQVVEEELLPVMAEFREIDSCIRTSARDHRNVNEVFFLCQKAVTHPIAPLFDYKEGHLKPLCVDALRRIFYLCDKDQDGYLNEQEMRDFQARCFDKPLTADDLDNIKLSISKSLPTSDLEKGIDLPGFLQLNKLYAEKGRHETIWIILRKYHYTDSLSLEDKFIRPKFDVPEYSSAELSPAGYRFFVDLFLLFDKDNDGGLNDQELEALFAPAPGLPSSWTDSSFPSSTVRNEAGHVTLQGWLAQWSMTTFIEPKTTIEYLAYLGFEPPNPKEPITAALKITKPRKRRRRPGRVERNVVLCYVLGASGAGKSALLDSFLNRPFDGLYHPTIKPRRAVNSVELPGGKQVYLILEELGELEPAILDNPAKLDACDLICYAYDSSDPNSFSHIVDLRNKYTHLDELPSIYTALKADKDKTNQRCELQPDQYTASLNMSLPLHVSVTWGSISELFVAFADAATNPSTAFPRSNEEGPDRTSLYIALGATACAGVAALTIWRRATNAL